The nucleotide sequence CCGATGGTATGGCTCATCAGGCTCGCGCTGACGCCGCCAGCGCCGGCCCGCGCCAGCTCCTGGCTCGCCACGATCTTCATGAACTGGTCGGCGGGAATACCGCCATATTCCTCGGGAAATCCCAGCCCCAGCAGCCCGATCTCGGCGGCCTTGCGATAGAGCGCGCGCGGGAATTCGCCGGCCTCGTCCCATTCATGGGCGTAAGGCTCGATCTCCTTCGCGACGAAGCGGCGCATCACGTCGCGGAAGGCATCATGCTCGGCGGTATAGAACGGGCTCTTCATTGCGCGCCTCGCTGACGGCGATTCTTCGCATGTACCATGGCCGGAACATTGGCGGCTCACTTGCGCGGAGTGGCTGACCGGACAGAGCTGCTCCGAGCAGGCCATGACCTAGCAACTGAACGCAAGACAGTTTTCGTCCCTCGCGGACCAACTCCGGGTCAAAAAAGACTTGGTGCACAAACTCCGGCTGGCCTCCCAGGGCCACGCCGGGCCTGGTGCACGGCAACAAGAATGCAGGCGGCAAAAGCCGCCGAGGGAGGGAGTTTTGGCCGTTCGTTATTACGACTGGATCGCTCATCATGCCCGCCGCACACCTGGCAAGGTCGCGGTCATCGACCTCGCGAGCGAGCGCCGCTTCACCTATTCGCAGTTCGACGCCCGCGTCTCGCGCCTTGCCTCGTTCCTGCGCGATGCGCTGCAGATCTCGCGCGGCGATCGCGTTGCGGTGCTGGCGCTGAACACGACGGACACGCTGGAAGTGCAGTTCGCCTGCGGACGGCTCGGCGCCATCTTCGTGCCGCTCAACACCCGCCTCACCGTCCCCGAGCTCCAGTTCATCGTCGGCGATTGTGCGCCGAAGGTGATGATCCATGACACCGATCTCGCCGAGACCGCGCTCACCGTGGCGAAGCTCTGCAACGTCGCGACCAGCCTGCTGCTCGCCGCGGGCGGCACCTATGAGGCCGGCATCGCCGCGACAAAGCCGCTCGATGCAATCGAAGAAGTCACGCTCGATGACGTCTCGACCATCATGTACACATCGGGCACCACGGGCCATCCGAAGGGCGCGACCATCACCCACGGCATGACCTTCTGGAATTGCGTCAACCTCGGCGGTCCCGCCTGTATCGGTCCGTCCTCGGTGCTGCTCACCGTGTTGCCGCTGTTCCACACCGGCGGGCTGAACTGCTACACCAACCCGGTGCTGCATGCCGGCGGCACCGTGCTGATCATGCGCGCCTTCGATCCCGGCGCGGCGCTCGGCCTGATCAACGATCCCGCCCAGGGCATCAACGTGTTCTTCGGCGTGCCTGCGATCTACCAGTTCATGGCGCAGCATCCGGCTTTCGTAACCACCGATCTTACTCGGCTGATCGTCGGCGGTGTCGGCGGCGCACCGATGCCGGTGCCGCTCTTGAAGGTGTGGGAGGCGCGCGGCGTCGCTCTGCAGCAGGGCTACGGCATGACCGAGACCTCACCGGCCGTGCTGGTGCTCGACCGCGAGGATGCGGCGCGCAAAGCCGGCTCCGCCGGCAAGCCGGTTCTGCACACAGAGGTGCGGATCGTGCGGCCAGACGGCAGCGATGCCGATGTCGGCGAACTCGGTGAGCTCTGGGTGAAGGGACCGAACATCACGCCGGGCTACTGGAACAGGCCGGAGGCAAACGAATCCTCCTTCACTGACGGCTGGCTGCACACCGGCGATGCGACGCGCGTCGACGAGGAAGGTTTTTACTACATCGTCGACCGCTGGAAGGACATGTACATTTCCGGCGGCGAGAACGTCTATCCGGCCGAGGTCGAGAACGTCCTGCACCAGCTCACCGCGATCGCCGAAGCCGCCGTGATCGGCATTCCCGATCCGCAATGGGGCGAGGTTGGCCTCGCCATCGTCGCGGTCAAGCCAGGTGAGAACCTTTCCGAAGCCGACGTGTTCGCGCACTGCGCGGCCAATCTCGCGCGCTTCAAATGCCCGCGCCAGGTGCGCTTTGTGCCTGCGCTGCCGCGCAACGCCACCGGCAAGATCCATAAGCCGACCTTACGCAAGGAATTCTCCGTGGCCTCCGAAACCGACAAGGTCAAGGTCGCCACCGCCTGACGAAAGCGCCCCTCCGCGGGTGCTTTTGCTTTTCTGACGTGCCTGTCTCCACCCCAGAAGAAACCCAAGGAATTTTCATGAACAACAAGAAACTCTCCCTGCTCGCCGCAGCGACCGCCTTGACGTTGCTCACCGTCCAGGGTGCCTACGCCCAGAAGAAATACGACACCGGCGCCAGCGACACCGAGATCAAGATCGGCAATGTCGAGGCCTATTCCGGCCCGGCGTCCGCCTACGGCATCATCGGCAAGACCGAAGAGGCCTATTTCAAGATGATCAACGAGCAGGGCGGCATCAACGGCCGCAAGATCAACTGGATCTCTTATGACGACGCCTATTCGCCGCCGAAGACGGTGGAGCAGATCCGCAAACTGATCGAGAGCGACGAGGTTTTCCTGGTGTTCAACGCGCTGGGCACGCCGACCCAGACTGCCGTGCAGAAATATCACAACACCAAGAAGGTGCCGCAGCTCTTCCTGGCCACCGGCGCCAGCAAGTGGAACGATCCGAAAGCCTTCCCATGGACCATGGGCTTCCAGCCGAGTTACCGGGTCGAGGCGCGAGTCTTCGCGAAGTACATCCTGCAGGCGAAGCCCGACGCGAAGGTCGCGATCTTCTATGCCAACGACGATTTCGGCAAGGATTACGTCGCCGGCATCAAGGAGATCTTCGGCAACAAGGCGTCCTCGCTGATCGTCGCGGAAGAGAGCTACGAGACCACCGAACCATCGATCGACTCCCACATCGTCAAGCTGAAGGGCACCGGCGCCAACGTCTTCGTCAACATCGCGACGCCGAAATTCGCCGCCCAAGCGATCAAGAAGATCGCCGAACTGGAATGGAAGCCGATGCAGGTGATGACCGACGTCTCGATCTCGATCGGCGCGGTGATGCAGCCTGCGGGCCTGCAAGCCTCCGAAGGCGTGCTGTCGGCGACCTATCTGAAGGATGCATCCGACCCGCAATGGAAGGACGATGCCGGCATGAAGAAGTTCATGGCCTTCATCGACAAATACATGCCGGGCGCCAATATCTCCGACATCAACCTCGTCTACGGCTACACCGCTGCGCAGACCATGGTGCAGGTGCTGAAGCAGTGCGGCGACGAGCTGACGCGGGACAACGTGATGAAGCAGGCCGCCAGCCTCAAGGACTTTACCCCCGACGTCCTGATTCCCGGCATCAAGATCAACACTTCGCCGAACGACTTCGCCCCGATCGAGCAGCTCAAGATGATTCAGTTCAAGGGCGGCAAGTGGGATCTGATCGGCGACGTCATCAGCGCCGAGACCGGCGGCTAGCAAGAGCCGGCTTCGGCCGAAACATTCTCGGATCGAACAGAATGGCGGCCGAAAGGCCGCCATTCTTTTAGCGATGCCGGCGCGCGTCTAGCCGGGCAGGAACAGCGCAAAGGGTTCGTTGACCGTGCGCCGCAGGTGATCCCGATACAGCTTGTAATTGGCATGGTCGGGCGCGATCCGGCCCACCGCCGGATCGCCGATATTTCGCGCGGGAACATAGGCGATGGGCGCCGCAATCGGCGTCAGTTGCGAGCCCGGGCCGGCGCGGAGCGTCGAGATGATACCGTACATCTCGCCGGCGACGGTCGGCCGCGACACCGTGATGACGCGATGCTGGCCGTGCTTGATGATGACGAGATAGATGAAGCCGGACTGGTGGGGCACCGCGACCTCGCCAGTGTGCTCATAAGCGGCATCCGTCCGCTCGCCCTCGCGGAAGACGAGCGAGGAGACTCGGGGCTCCCAGACGATCTCGGTGCGGTAGGCGAAGATCGCATCGTTGGTGCCGAACGACGGCCGTAACGTGATGTAGACGTCTTCCAGCCAGGTCACCGCGCGGTGCGAATAGGACCCGAGGCTGTCGGGCGCGACATCGTTGCCGGCTTCAGGCGCCGCCACGACGACGCTCTTGCGCAAGGACACGCCCAGTGCCTGCTCGAGCCGCACGGTCGTCGCCAGCGTGAACGGCCGGCGGCCGCCCAGCACCTTCTCAAGGGTCGACAGGCTGAGCTTGGCCTGCGCGGCCAGCGCCTGGCGGGAGATCCGGCGTTTGGCCAGCTCCTCGCGAATGGTCTCGGCGATTTCGCGGCTTTGCTCGTCCGAAAGCTGCTTGTCGTTGAGTTTATCCTGCGTCTGCATCGTTAGCCCTGCTCCATGAGGGCCATTCTAGCAGGGCGGACAAGTCAGCACAAAACCGCACAGGACCGTCGCCGCCGCTGCGCGGCCCGGCCGGCCGCGGCGGAACATTGCCGATCATTCTGCTCGCAAAATCGGCCTCTCCCGGCGGAAGGTCAGGGCCAGCAAACATCCTTCGGGAGCAGGCCAAATGGATAGCTACGACGCGTTCGACAACGATGAACACCCCATGCTGGGCAGACTGATCAAGCTCGGACTGTTTCTTCTGGTGCAGGGCATTGCCGTGATCCTGGTCGGCTTCGTCGCCCTGCTCGTCAGCTTCGAGCCGGGATGGTCGGCGACGGCGGAGCAGGCCAGCCTGCTCCAGCCCGGCGATGCCCGTTCCGGCACGCTGCTCCTGAAGGACGACGGCGCCTATAGCGAAGCCATCCGCCTCGGCCTTGATGTCGACATCACGGTGTCGGGCCCGACGCTGCGCGCCCGCGTCACGCAAGTCTTCCGCAATCCGACCAAGGACTGGGTCGAGGCGACCTACGTCTATCCGCTCGCGACCGATGGTGCCGTCGACACGCTGAAGATGGTGGTCGGCGACCGTATCATCGTCGGTGACATCAAGGAGCGGCAACAGGCTCGCGTGATCTACGAGCAGGCGCGACGGGCGGGCCAGAAGGCCGCGCTGACGGAGCAGGAACGACCGAACATTTTCACCAACTCGGTCGCCAATATCGGCCCCGGCGAGACCGTGCTGGTGCAGATCGAATATCAGGAGCCGGTGCACCAATCCGGCAACGAATATTCGCTGCGTGTGCCGCTGGTGGTCGGGCCGCGCTATAGTCCGGCGCCGATCGCGCAGAGCGTCGACTTCCGGCCCGACGGCTCCGGCTGGGGCACGACCACCTCCGATCCGGTGCCGGACCGCGACCGGATCTCGCCGCCCGTGCTGGATCCTGCCAAGAACTCGCCGGTCAACCCGACCAGAATCACGGTGCGTCTGAATGCCGGTTTCGCGCTCGGCGAAGTGAAGAGCCACCACCATAACATCAAGCTCGAGAGCCCGGACAGCGCGACGCGCATCGTCACGCTCGCCGACGGCGTCGTGCCCGCGGACCGCGATTTCGAACTGACCTGGAAGCCGGCCGCAGAGAAGGCGCCGTCGGTTGGCCTGTTCCGCGAACATGTCGGCGACGCCGACTATTTGCTCGCCTTCGTCACGCCTCCCACGGTCGGGCAGACAGCGCAGAAACCGTTATCGCGCGAAGTGGTGTTCGTGATCGACAATTCGGGCTCGATGGGCGGCACCTCGATCGTTCAGGCCAAGGCGAGCCTGCTTTATGCCCTCGGCCGGCTCCAGCCGAGCGACCGTTTCAACGTCATTCGCTTCGACGACACCATGGACGTGCTGTTTCCGACATCTGTGCAGGCCGATGCCGCACATGTCGGCGAGGCGACTTCGTTCGTCAGCGCGTTGCAGGCTCGCGGCGGCACCGAGATGGTACCGGCGATGCGCGCCGCGCTGACCGACAAGCTCGGCGAGACCAACATGGTTCGCCAGGTCGTATTCCTCACCGATGGTGCGATCGGCAACGAGCAGCAATTGTTCGAAACGATCACGGCGATGCGCGGCCGCTCGCGCATCTTTATGATCGGCATCGGGTCTGCTCCCAACACCTATCTGATGACACGCGCCGCCGAGCTCGGCTGCGGCGCCTTCACCCATATCGGCTCGGTCGAGCAGGTGGAGGAGCGCATGCGCGGCCTGTTTGCAAAGCTGGAGAACCCGGCCGTGACCGGCCTCACCGCAAAGTTCTCCGAGGCCAAAGCCGACATCACGCCCGCGATCATTCCCGACGTCTATCGCGACGAGCCGCTGGTGCTGGCCGCCAGGCTCGACAAGCTCGCGGGCGCACTGGAGATCAAGGGACGCGTCGGCGACCGGCCGTGGTCAGTGACGCTGCCGCTGCGCAATGCCGCCGAGGGCAAGGGCCTGTCGAAGCTCTGGGCCAGGCGCAAGATCGGCGATGCCGAGGTCGCGCGCACGATGCGGGAAATGTCACCGGAAGACTCCGACAAGGCCATCCTAGCGCTAGCGCTCGATCATCAGATCGTCACGCGGCTGACCAGCCTCGTCGCGGTCGATAAGACGCCGAGCCGCCCTGCGGGCGAGCCGCTCAAGCTCAGCGAGCTGCCGATCAACCTGCCTGCCGGCTGGGACTTCGAGAAGGTTTTTGGCGAGCGGCCGCAAGTGCCGACGCAACTGCGCGAACGTCGTGCCGATGCGAGCGGTCAGCCGGCAGCAAGGCGGCCGACGCCTGCCGCGCCCGACGCGATCCGCCTGCCCAAGACCGCGACCTCGGCCGAGCTCAAGATGATCGCGGGCCTGATCCTCATCCTGCTCAGCCTGGTCCTGTTCGTGTTCAACCGGCGTCAGCCCTTGCTCACTGACGCCGTTTGAGGGAGGAGCCCCCGACTCCTCTTCCTCAGCGCGCGCGGTTGCCCGTTCCCACAGCCGCGCGCGCTTTTTTATTCAACGTCATAGCGAGGAGCGAAGCGCGGAAGCAATCCAGACTGTCGCCCAGGAGACAATCTGGACTGCTTCGCTTCGCTCGCAATGACGGGAGAAAATACGCCATGCCCCGCCTGACCTCGCCGCTCGTTCTTGCCATCGTCGGTATCATCCTGTTCGGCGACGGCGCTTACATCCATGCGAAGGCGTGGCTGGCACAGGCGCTGCTGGAGCGCGCGTTCGACCAGAGCGTTGCGACCGGACAACCGGTGAAGTCATGGTCCTGGGCGGATACCTGGCCGGTCGCGCGGATCGAGGTGAAGCGGATCGGCGCCAGCGCCATCGTGCTGGCGGGCAGCAGCGGGCAGGCACTCGCCTTCGGACCCGGCCATGTCGAGCGGACGGTCGATGCCGGCGAGCGCGGCGTTGCGGTCTATGCCGCACACCGTGACACGCATTTCCGCTTCCTGCGGAATGTTGCGATCGGCGACGTCATCGAGATCACGCGCCGCGACGGCAGGCGTTTTCGCTATCGCGCGGACGCCTCTGCAGTGGTGCGCTTCGACGCCTCAGGCATCGATCCTGCAACACAGGATTTTGAACTTGTGCTCACGACCTGTTGGCCGTTCGACGCTGTCACGTCAGGTCCCGAGCGCTACATCCTGCATGCCACCTTGATCGGAGCCGACGGGTAAGTTTGTCATCCATGCCATCCCGTGGGATGCTGCCGGTCGAGATCGTCTGCGATCGGATCCGACCATGCATGGCCAAGCCCAGTATCTGCCGATCACGCCCGGATTGTTTTCCGTCCTGGTGCTGCTGTTCGCCGGGCTGATTATCCTGATTCAGCTCCGCATCCTGCGGCACGCCTATATGCGGCTCGGGGTCGGTCCGGGCATGGCGCTGCTATTGCTGTTCGGCTCGCTGATCGGCAGCTATTTCAACATTCCCATCACGGTTCTGCCGGCCAAGGTGGTGCGGTCTGGCGAGATCGTCGACTTCTTCGGCATGCGCTACGTGGTGCCGCTGGTGACGCAATGGCCGGGCACGGTGCTCGCTGTCAATGTCGGCGGTGCCGTCATCCCGACGATGATGTCGACCTATCTGGTGCTGCGATATCAGCTCTGGGTGAAGGCAACGATCGCCGTCATTGCAATCGCATTCATCATCCACATCATGGCCACGCCGGTGCAGGGGGTTGGCATCGCGGTACCCGTATTTGTGCCCGTCGTGGCCACGGCGATCCTGGCCTTCCTGCTGTCGCGCGAGTATGCCGCGCCGCTCGCCTATATCGGCGGCTCGATCGGAACTCTGATCGGGGCCGATCTGCTCAACCTCGACAAGATCGGCGGCCTCGGCGCACCCATCGCGTCGATCGGCGGCGCCGGGACGTTCGACGGCATCTTCCTCACGGGAATCCTGGCCGTGCTGCTCGCGGGACTCGCCTCGCCGTCACGGCCGCGCGAGGTCTGGTAACGTACCGAACAACTCAAAGCGAAGCGCGCGAAAGCCGGAGTGCGCGCCGCGTGAGAACGGCGATTGCCGGAGCACAGCATTGGCGATCACTGGCGATTGCCGGCACGCGCGTGGATCGTTCGCACTTTCGCCAAAAGTCCGGTGATGCTAGCCTTCTCGCATGAAGTCCCGCCCATTCCGTCTGGCGGCATTGTGCTCGCCGCGATTGCCTCGCCAGAACTCGCCATAGAACAGAACAACGCGCCGCAACAAAAACAACAGGTGAGGATTGCGCCATGGAAGCCCAGGTGTCTGCTGCGTTCGTCTCTCTGCGCCCATGGTCGCCGCCACCCGATGCCAGCGACATCGTCAAGGGCATTCATGCCATGCTGCACCCGCGCAACATCGTGCTGGTGGGCGCGACCGACAAGCCCGGTAATTATGCCGAGCGCATCTGGAATAATCTGGTCAAGTACGGCTTCGAGGGCGGTCTCTACCCGGTCAACGCCAAGCGCGAAGCCATCTGGGGCGTCACCTGCTACAAGGATTTCGCGAGCCTTCCCGAGAAGCCCGATCACGTGCTGGTGCTGGTGCCTGCGCGGTTTGCCGTGCAGGTGATCCGCGATGCCGGCGCGGCCGGCGCGCGTTCGGCCACCATCGTCACCTCCGGCTTCAGCGAGTTGCAGGATGAAGAGAGCCAGAGGCTCGCGGCCGAACTGCAAGCGGCGGTGCGCGAGACCGGACTTGCCGTCACGGGCCCGAACTGCCTCGGCAATTTGAGCGCCGGCGAAAAGCTCTTCACCAACATCGACGACCGCGTCGTCACCATGGAACAGGGCGCGGTGGCGATCGCCGGGCAATCCGGCGCGATCGTCATGGCGATCCGGCAGGCGCTGGAGGATCGCGGCGTCGGCGTCGGCTACATGGTCACGACCGGCAACGAGACCGGGCTCGAAACGCCCGACCTCATGCGCTATTTCGCCGAGGATCCCGGCATCAAGGTGATCGTCGTCTATCTCGAAGGCGTCCGCAACACCAAGGCGTTCCGCGACGCCTGCAAGGCGGCGCGCGCCGCACACAAGCCGGTGATCGCGCTCAAGCTCGGGGCGTCCGAGGGCGGCCGCGCCGCGGCGATGGCGCACACCGGCGCGCTCGCTGGCTCGATCGAGACGTTCGATGCGATTGCGACCCGCGAGGGCGTGATTCGCGTCGACGGCCTCGATGAGCTGATCGAGACCACCGAATGCTTCGCCCACGCCGCGGTGCCCAAGGGCGATCGGCTTGCCGCCGTCACGCTGTCCGGCGGCAAACGCGGCATGCTGATCGACGCTTTCTATGCCGCGGGCCTGAACTTCGCGCCGCTGAGCCCGCATGTCAGCGGCGAACTCGCGAAGATGCTCGGACCCGGCTCGATCGTCGGCAACCCGCTCGACGCCGGGTTTGCCGCGGTGGTCGATCCCTCCGTCTACATGAAGTCGATCAAACTGATGATCGACGATCCCGATATCGACGTCGTCATCATCGATTCCGAGCTGCCGAAGGCGCCGCACGAGCTGCGCGAGCGCAACTTGCGCATCGTCAACGAGATGGCGAGCCGGGCCTCAAAGCCCGTGATCTATGTCAGCGCGATGTCGATCGGCTTCACCGACTTCACCAAGGGCTTGCGCAAATCGTTGCCGCATCTCACGGTCATGCAGGGCATGGACCGCGCGGTCACCGCGATCAAATCGCTGCTCGACTATGCCAGGCTGCGCAAGGAGGTGCCTGACATCCTCTCGAGCTCGAAGCCTGCCGCACGCGCCGTGCTGGAGAAGACGCTGAACTCGGCAACCGGCGCCGCGCTCGACGAGGTCGCCTCGAAGAAGCTGCTGAAGGCCTACGGCATCCCGATCTCGAAAGAGGCGATCGCGCAGACCGCGGCGGAGGCCGTCAGAATCGCCAAGCAGATCGGTTTCCCGGTCGTGGCCAAGGTCGTCAGCGCCGAGATCCTGCACAAATCGGATATCGGCGGCGTGATGCTGAACCTCAACAGCGCGGCCGAGGTGAAGAAGGCATTCGCCGACATCACCGCGCGGGTGAAGAAGCTGAAGGGCAAGCCGAGGCTCGACGGCATCCTGATCGCGCAGCAGGTCAAGGCCGATCTCGAGCTCGTGGTCGGCGCGTCCCTGGATGCCGAGATGGGCCCGGTTGTGCTGTTCGGAACCGGCGGCATCGATATCGAGCTGATGAAGGACGTCGCGCTCGCCGGCGCACCCCTGAACGCGGCCGAGGCAAGGCTCCTGATCGGTCGCACCAAGGCCGGCATCAAGGTGCGCGGCTATCGCGGCAAGCCGAAGCTCGACGAGGCCTCCGCCGTGAAGGCGCTGGTCGGGCTCTCCAACCTGATCGCGGATGCCGGCGACCGGATCGCCTCGATCGACATCAATCCGTTCCTGATCAATCCAAAGACTGGCGTAGCAGTCGATGCGCTGATCGTCCTGAACAATGCTGCGGCAAAGCGCGCCGCCGGTCACTGAGATGGCATAGGGCGGACTAGCCCTACTGCGTCACAAGTCCCCGGCCCCATCCTGGGGAGCCCGCAACACGCGGGCGTCTCGAAGGATGGGCGCGGGCGAGAGCTGGGCCTTCACGGTTCGAGACGCGCGTTCCGCGCTCCTCACCATGAGGGTCTTGTGACGCAGCAAGTCTAGCCCGGCGCAATCCACCAATTCGGGCAACGGTCGAAGACAGCAGCGGGTTACGCTTCGCTAACTCGCCCTGCCTAGCATTGTGGCCAAATGGATATCCTTCCAACTGACCCGGTTTGACCGTAAAATCGAACTGCATGGCACGCGCAAGCAATCTGGTGATCGGAACGGCGACGCTGGCGGTGATCGCCGTGGCGTTCGGCGGCCTGCTCGGCGTGCAGAAATGGCGCTCGATCCAGAGCCGCAGCCAGCTCCGGGTCGTTTTCGAGGGCGGATCGGCGAGCGGGCTGCGCCGCGGCGGTCCGGTCAATTTCGACGGCGTGCCCGCAGGCCATATCCTGTCGATCAAGCTGGACAATCCCCGCCGGATCGTGGCGCTCGTGATGCTCGACAACAATGCGCCGATCCGCAAGGACACCGTGGCGGGGATCGAGCTTCAGGGCCTTACCGGCATTGCCGCGATTTCGCTGATCGGCGGTGCGCCCTCGGCGCCCCCCGTGCCGCTGGATTCGGACGGAATCCCGGTGCTGACCGCCGATCTCAGCGACGCCGAATCCATCGTCGAGACGCTGCACAGCGTCGACCGCATGATCGTCAGCAACTCCGCCGCGATCACGGACACCCTCCGCACGTTCGAAGATTACACCGCCGATCTGAAGGGCAAGGGCGATGAGATCGACGCCGTCATGGCCAAGGTCGACAGCGCCTTTGCCGGCTTCGACAAGGCGGTCACCAAGATCGAGGGCGTGGTGCCGGGCTTCGTCGATGGCAAGGCCGACGAGCTGTTCGAGAAGGTGCAGGGGCTACGCGAGCTCGCCGAGACCATGAAGAAGAAGTCGGCAAGCTTCATCGAGGACGGGCGCAGAACGCTGCTCGACATCAGCGAGGGCGCCAACAAGATGAGCGGCAAGTTCGATCCGCAAGGCACCCCCGCCCCGCGCCAGCCCCGCAGGCCGCCGCAGCAGAAGCGGTAAGCGTGGCGTGCTTTGACGAGCACTCGCGACTATCGACTCCCGCTACAAAAATTTCCCTGGGGTATTGGGTCCCGGCCTTCGCCAGGACGACGGCGGAGTGTGGGGCGATTGTTGCCGTCCCTAACTAGTCCAGGACCTGCTCCCTCACCCGTATACGAACGCATTGTCGTCCAGATCCGTCTTCGGGATCTCGTCCTTCTCGGTCCAGTAATCCTGGCTGTGCTGCCATTCCGGCTTGTCGCCGCGCTTGGGCAACAGGTGCATGTTGCGCATCATATAGCCGGGGTTGAAGTTTTCCGGATCGATCCAGGGCAGGATCGGCATGTTGTGATCCTCGGGCCGCAGCTTGACCTCGACCTTCTTCGCGCCCTTGTCCTTCATATGGCCGAGCAGCCTACAGACGAAGTCGGCGACGAGATCGACGCGCAGCGTCCAGCTTGCGCGGAAATAGCCGAACACCCAGACCATGTTCGGCACACCCGTGAACATCATGCCGCGATAGGTGACGGTGTCGCCGAAGGCGAGCGGCTGGCCGTCGATCTCGAACGCGATGTCGCCGAGAGCGGCGAGGTTGAATCCGGTCGCGGTGACGACGACGTCGGTCTCGAGCAGCTTGCCCGACTTGAGCTGAATGCCGTTCTCGACGAAGCACTCGATCTCGTCGGTGACGACGGACGCCTTGCCGCTGGCGATACCCTTGAACAGGTCGGCATCGGGCACGAAGGCGATGCGCTGCCGCCACGGCCGGTACGTTGGCGTGAAGTGGGTCTCGACGTCGTAGTCCGGCCCGAGAACCGCGCGGATCTGATCGATCAGGTCCTTCTTCACCTGGTCGGGCTTGGCCACGCAGAGCTTTGTGAACGCATCCTGCTCGAACAGTATCTTTCGCCGGACGATCTCGTGGATCCACTCTTCGTCCACCTGAAGCCGGCGCAGTTCCTCGGCGATCTCGATGGCGTTGCGGCCGAGCCGGAAATAGGTCGGCGAGCGCTGCAGCATGGTGACATGCGCGCAAGCGTCCGCGATGTTGGGCACCAGCGTCGCCGCGGTCGCGCCCGAGCCGATCACGACCACTTTCTTGCCTGAGAGGTCGAGATCATCCGGCCAGGTCTGCGGATGGACGATACGGCCCTTGAAGCGATCCATGCCCTTCCATTCCGGCGTGTAGCCC is from Bradyrhizobium sp. ISRA430 and encodes:
- a CDS encoding acetate--CoA ligase family protein encodes the protein MEAQVSAAFVSLRPWSPPPDASDIVKGIHAMLHPRNIVLVGATDKPGNYAERIWNNLVKYGFEGGLYPVNAKREAIWGVTCYKDFASLPEKPDHVLVLVPARFAVQVIRDAGAAGARSATIVTSGFSELQDEESQRLAAELQAAVRETGLAVTGPNCLGNLSAGEKLFTNIDDRVVTMEQGAVAIAGQSGAIVMAIRQALEDRGVGVGYMVTTGNETGLETPDLMRYFAEDPGIKVIVVYLEGVRNTKAFRDACKAARAAHKPVIALKLGASEGGRAAAMAHTGALAGSIETFDAIATREGVIRVDGLDELIETTECFAHAAVPKGDRLAAVTLSGGKRGMLIDAFYAAGLNFAPLSPHVSGELAKMLGPGSIVGNPLDAGFAAVVDPSVYMKSIKLMIDDPDIDVVIIDSELPKAPHELRERNLRIVNEMASRASKPVIYVSAMSIGFTDFTKGLRKSLPHLTVMQGMDRAVTAIKSLLDYARLRKEVPDILSSSKPAARAVLEKTLNSATGAALDEVASKKLLKAYGIPISKEAIAQTAAEAVRIAKQIGFPVVAKVVSAEILHKSDIGGVMLNLNSAAEVKKAFADITARVKKLKGKPRLDGILIAQQVKADLELVVGASLDAEMGPVVLFGTGGIDIELMKDVALAGAPLNAAEARLLIGRTKAGIKVRGYRGKPKLDEASAVKALVGLSNLIADAGDRIASIDINPFLINPKTGVAVDALIVLNNAAAKRAAGH
- a CDS encoding MlaD family protein; amino-acid sequence: MARASNLVIGTATLAVIAVAFGGLLGVQKWRSIQSRSQLRVVFEGGSASGLRRGGPVNFDGVPAGHILSIKLDNPRRIVALVMLDNNAPIRKDTVAGIELQGLTGIAAISLIGGAPSAPPVPLDSDGIPVLTADLSDAESIVETLHSVDRMIVSNSAAITDTLRTFEDYTADLKGKGDEIDAVMAKVDSAFAGFDKAVTKIEGVVPGFVDGKADELFEKVQGLRELAETMKKKSASFIEDGRRTLLDISEGANKMSGKFDPQGTPAPRQPRRPPQQKR
- a CDS encoding NAD(P)/FAD-dependent oxidoreductase; amino-acid sequence: MNVAVRSHATTKQASEHFDVLIVGAGISGIGSAYHLTKQLPGTSFVILETQETFGGTWTTHRYPGIRSDSDLHTFGYRFKPWVGPPIATAEEILAYMNEVIEDNDIARHIRYGHKINSASWSSETNLWTIEAVTTDTGEARTFTANFLWMCQGYYRHSEGYTPEWKGMDRFKGRIVHPQTWPDDLDLSGKKVVVIGSGATAATLVPNIADACAHVTMLQRSPTYFRLGRNAIEIAEELRRLQVDEEWIHEIVRRKILFEQDAFTKLCVAKPDQVKKDLIDQIRAVLGPDYDVETHFTPTYRPWRQRIAFVPDADLFKGIASGKASVVTDEIECFVENGIQLKSGKLLETDVVVTATGFNLAALGDIAFEIDGQPLAFGDTVTYRGMMFTGVPNMVWVFGYFRASWTLRVDLVADFVCRLLGHMKDKGAKKVEVKLRPEDHNMPILPWIDPENFNPGYMMRNMHLLPKRGDKPEWQHSQDYWTEKDEIPKTDLDDNAFVYG